A single region of the Paramicrobacterium fandaimingii genome encodes:
- a CDS encoding potassium transporter TrkG, with protein MHPRRGHLPKLTQRRPGALLLIAFAVVIAIGTALLMLPVSKAGEGAAAFNDALFTAVSATCVTGLTVVDTATYWSPFGQVVIMLLIQIGGFGVMTFATVLSLIVLRKLSLRIELTVAAEVKTTTLSDVRTLILGVVGISLVVEIITAILLTTRFAIGYGEPLGRSLWLGTFHAISSFNNAGFALFSNNIESFVSDPFICLPMCAAIIIGGLGFPGDHAARPPLSHPATLDDEHPHRDRSNAVSACRRNRLHHGS; from the coding sequence ATGCATCCTCGACGTGGGCACCTGCCGAAGCTGACACAGCGTCGGCCCGGTGCGCTCCTGCTGATCGCGTTCGCCGTGGTCATCGCCATAGGCACAGCCCTGCTGATGCTCCCGGTGTCAAAAGCGGGCGAGGGTGCCGCGGCCTTCAACGATGCGCTGTTCACGGCAGTGTCTGCCACCTGTGTCACAGGCCTCACCGTTGTCGACACGGCGACGTACTGGTCACCCTTTGGCCAGGTTGTGATCATGCTGCTGATTCAGATCGGTGGCTTCGGCGTGATGACGTTCGCTACAGTGCTGTCGCTCATCGTGCTGCGCAAGTTGTCACTGCGCATCGAGCTGACTGTCGCGGCAGAGGTGAAGACGACCACGCTCAGCGATGTGCGCACGCTCATTCTCGGTGTCGTGGGTATCTCTCTCGTCGTCGAAATCATCACAGCGATACTCCTGACCACACGATTCGCGATCGGCTATGGTGAGCCGCTCGGTCGATCGCTCTGGCTCGGCACATTTCACGCGATCTCGTCGTTCAACAACGCCGGATTCGCGCTCTTCAGCAACAACATCGAGAGCTTCGTCAGCGATCCGTTTATCTGCCTGCCCATGTGCGCAGCAATCATCATCGGCGGACTCGGCTTTCCCGGTGATCATGCAGCTCGGCCGCCACTTTCGCACCCCGCGACTTTGGACGATGAACACCCGCATCGTGATCGCAGCAACGCTGTTTCTGCTTGCCGCCGGAACCGTCTACATCACGGCAGTTGA
- a CDS encoding potassium transporter TrkG → MNTRIVIAATLFLLAAGTVYITAVEWNNPDTLGRLSGPSKILAGFFQSVQTRSGGLNSVEIGDMHPATLLGIDALMFIGAGPAGTAGGIKVTTFAVLLFIVFTEIRGEHAVNIFGKGLARSVNHQATTVAVLAATALFAASAFILLITNLGLGPVVFEAVSAFGTVGLSTGITQQLPDAAQLTLVVLMYLGRLGPMTVAAALALRQRHIRYELPKERPIIG, encoded by the coding sequence ATGAACACCCGCATCGTGATCGCAGCAACGCTGTTTCTGCTTGCCGCCGGAACCGTCTACATCACGGCAGTTGAGTGGAACAACCCCGACACCCTCGGTCGGCTGAGCGGCCCGTCAAAGATTCTCGCGGGCTTCTTTCAATCGGTTCAGACTCGCAGCGGCGGCCTCAACAGCGTCGAGATCGGCGACATGCATCCCGCAACGCTGCTCGGCATAGATGCCCTCATGTTCATCGGAGCAGGACCGGCCGGAACCGCCGGCGGCATCAAGGTGACGACCTTCGCCGTGCTGCTCTTCATCGTCTTCACCGAGATTCGCGGAGAACACGCAGTGAACATCTTCGGCAAGGGGCTCGCCCGGTCCGTGAATCATCAGGCAACGACCGTTGCCGTGCTCGCTGCGACGGCACTCTTCGCCGCATCCGCATTCATTCTTTTGATCACGAATCTTGGGCTCGGCCCGGTTGTCTTCGAGGCCGTCTCTGCCTTCGGCACAGTTGGGCTTTCAACGGGTATCACGCAACAGCTTCCGGATGCCGCGCAACTCACTCTCGTTGTCTTGATGTACCTGGGCCGCCTCGGTCCGATGACCGTCGCCGCGGCGCTGGCACTGCGTCAACGACATATTCGCTACGAACTCCCGAAAGAAAGGCCGATCATTGGTTAG
- a CDS encoding potassium channel family protein — protein MVSIKKRRRPHQIPEAGSVAVLGLGRFGQSLGLELMESHVEVLGVDIDGSTVQDLDGMLTHVVRADTTNEEAMRQINVHQFERVVVAIGTDIQASILTASLLLRFGVENIWAKAVSDAHGTILEQLGVKHVVYPERDMGRRVAHLVRGVMQDFLEIGDHFALVKSPPNSAVVGVPLSEANVRSTYGITIAAFKRPGKDWSYTSSDTVIEKDDIILIAGNVRKAEAFSQLE, from the coding sequence TTGGTTAGCATCAAGAAACGCCGCCGCCCGCATCAGATTCCCGAAGCCGGATCCGTCGCCGTGCTGGGGCTCGGCCGATTCGGGCAGTCGCTTGGACTGGAGCTCATGGAGAGCCACGTCGAGGTGCTTGGCGTCGATATTGACGGCTCGACCGTGCAAGATCTTGACGGCATGCTGACCCACGTGGTGCGCGCCGATACGACGAACGAGGAGGCGATGCGGCAGATCAACGTTCATCAATTCGAGCGCGTTGTCGTCGCCATCGGCACCGACATTCAGGCAAGCATCCTCACCGCATCGCTGCTCTTGAGATTCGGCGTCGAGAACATCTGGGCGAAGGCGGTGTCAGACGCACACGGCACCATCCTTGAGCAGCTCGGCGTCAAACATGTGGTGTACCCGGAACGCGACATGGGTCGCCGCGTTGCGCACCTTGTGCGCGGCGTGATGCAGGACTTTCTCGAGATCGGCGACCATTTCGCCCTCGTGAAGAGCCCGCCGAACAGCGCCGTCGTCGGGGTTCCGCTCTCGGAGGCCAACGTGCGCTCAACCTACGGCATCACGATCGCCGCCTTCAAGCGCCCCGGTAAAGACTGGAGCTACACCTCGAGCGACACCGTGATCGAGAAAGACGACATCATTCTGATCGCCGGGAATGTGCGCAAGGCAGAAGCGTTCAGCCAGCTGGAGTGA
- the recR gene encoding recombination mediator RecR, with product MYEGIVQELIDEFGRLPGIGPKSAQRIAFHIVQTESFDVSRLAELLVDVRDKVFFCEICGNVAEQEQCSICRDPRRDHSFICVVEEAKDVVAIERTREFRGLYHVLGGAISPIDGIGPDDLRIRELMQRLADSTVTEVIVATDPNLEGEATATYLSRLLQTLEIRVTRLASGLPVGGDLEYADEVTLGRAFEGRTALG from the coding sequence ATGTATGAAGGCATCGTTCAAGAGCTGATCGACGAGTTCGGTCGACTCCCGGGCATCGGACCCAAGTCAGCCCAGCGCATCGCGTTTCACATCGTTCAGACCGAATCGTTCGACGTCTCGCGCCTCGCCGAACTGCTCGTCGACGTGCGCGACAAGGTTTTCTTCTGCGAGATCTGCGGAAACGTGGCCGAGCAGGAGCAGTGCTCCATCTGCCGCGACCCGCGACGCGACCACTCGTTCATCTGCGTCGTCGAAGAGGCGAAAGACGTCGTCGCCATAGAGCGCACGCGTGAGTTCCGCGGGCTCTACCACGTGCTGGGCGGGGCGATCAGCCCCATTGACGGCATCGGGCCAGACGATCTGCGCATCCGCGAGCTCATGCAGCGTCTTGCCGACAGCACGGTGACCGAGGTCATTGTTGCCACCGACCCGAACCTCGAGGGGGAGGCGACGGCGACCTATCTCAGCCGGCTGCTCCAGACCCTCGAAATTCGCGTCACCAGGCTCGCCTCGGGTCTCCCCGTCGGCGGCGATCTTGAGTACGCAGATGAGGTCACACTCGGTCGAGCCTTTGAAGGCCGTACAGCGCTCGGCTGA
- a CDS encoding DNA polymerase III subunit gamma and tau, translating to MVTALYRRYRPETFSEMIGQSQVTDPLRTALRTDRVNHAYLFSGPRGCGKTTSARILARCLNCAEGPTDTPCGTCPSCVELSRDGGGSLDVVEIDAASHNGVDDARDLRERAVFAPARDRFKIFILDEAHMVTPQGFNALLKIVEEPPPHIKFIFATTEPDKVIGTIRSRTHHYPFRLVPPAQMLEYTQRLCDEEGVQVEPGVLPLVVRAGGGSPRDTLSLLDQLMAGSDGTTVGYERAVALLGYTHSALLDEVVGAIGRADAKGAFESVDRVVQTGQDPRRFVDDLLERLRDLIIVDAAQGNAGTVLRGLPEDELERMITQSALFGQAELSRTADIANTALTEMTGATSPKLHLELMIARMLVPSVDETERGALARVERLERRAGMPSESDAHAPAAAPAARQQPAPAAAASQSRPTQSQPTQPEPTRPVAAETPPAAQKATEPAPVARPKPTGPVTLQLLRDSWPEVLEQVAKTKRSTWMLIMNADVRDLKEDILTLVFPSPKDLESFKKLAAGDGPSEHLRAAIVDVLGLRVKYIAKVDGAPEPGARAASSASSAQAAPREPRASSTSDSPPAEPEEPAPSAPAASAVGQSEWAPADDEPPFDPYEDAAPPDEPASAPAQQASVAPRPTGEPQPQQSVPASEPAAESNAPVTGWNVVQIPSDDDADEAPSRVSEQRAATAPAPVAEPRPTASPQAAQPKPEQAEAPRQAAAEQPAAQQQPQQQRSGRYGEAVVREVLRARFIEEQDNSPQQRFN from the coding sequence GTGGTTACCGCCCTGTATCGCCGCTATCGGCCCGAGACGTTCTCAGAGATGATCGGTCAGTCTCAGGTGACCGATCCGCTGCGCACGGCACTGCGCACCGACCGTGTCAATCACGCGTATCTGTTCAGTGGTCCGCGAGGCTGCGGCAAGACAACATCCGCCCGCATCCTCGCCCGCTGCCTCAACTGCGCAGAGGGCCCAACAGACACCCCGTGCGGCACCTGCCCCAGCTGCGTTGAGCTCAGCCGTGACGGCGGAGGGTCGCTCGATGTTGTCGAGATCGACGCCGCAAGCCACAACGGTGTCGATGATGCCCGCGACCTCCGTGAGCGCGCAGTCTTCGCCCCCGCGCGCGACAGGTTCAAGATCTTCATTCTGGACGAGGCCCACATGGTGACGCCGCAGGGCTTCAACGCTCTGCTCAAGATCGTTGAAGAGCCGCCGCCCCACATTAAGTTCATCTTCGCGACAACCGAGCCAGACAAGGTGATCGGTACCATCCGCTCGCGTACCCATCACTACCCGTTCCGGCTGGTGCCACCGGCGCAGATGCTCGAGTACACGCAGAGACTGTGCGACGAAGAGGGCGTGCAGGTCGAACCTGGCGTGCTTCCGCTCGTCGTGCGTGCCGGCGGCGGTTCGCCACGCGACACGCTCTCGCTTCTCGACCAGCTCATGGCTGGCTCCGACGGAACGACTGTCGGCTACGAGCGCGCCGTCGCGCTGCTCGGCTACACGCACTCGGCGCTCCTCGACGAGGTTGTCGGCGCAATCGGCCGAGCCGACGCGAAAGGCGCCTTCGAGTCTGTCGACCGCGTTGTGCAGACCGGTCAAGACCCCAGGCGCTTCGTCGACGATCTGCTCGAGCGGCTTCGCGATCTCATCATCGTGGATGCTGCCCAGGGCAACGCAGGCACCGTGCTGCGTGGACTCCCTGAAGACGAGCTCGAGCGCATGATCACGCAGTCCGCGCTGTTCGGCCAGGCCGAGCTGTCACGCACAGCCGACATCGCAAACACGGCGCTCACCGAGATGACGGGTGCCACGTCACCGAAGCTTCATCTTGAGCTGATGATCGCCCGCATGCTCGTTCCCTCCGTCGACGAGACCGAGCGGGGCGCTCTCGCCCGCGTTGAACGCCTCGAGCGTCGCGCGGGAATGCCCTCGGAGTCCGACGCTCACGCTCCCGCAGCGGCGCCTGCTGCCCGCCAGCAGCCAGCGCCCGCCGCCGCAGCTTCCCAGTCCCGGCCCACCCAGTCCCAGCCCACTCAGCCCGAGCCCACGCGCCCGGTGGCAGCCGAAACGCCCCCTGCCGCGCAGAAGGCGACAGAGCCCGCACCCGTGGCGCGACCGAAGCCGACCGGCCCCGTCACTCTTCAGCTGCTGCGCGATTCGTGGCCTGAGGTGCTTGAGCAGGTGGCGAAGACCAAGCGGTCAACGTGGATGCTCATCATGAACGCCGATGTCCGCGATCTCAAGGAAGACATTCTCACTCTCGTCTTCCCGAGCCCGAAAGACCTCGAATCGTTCAAGAAGCTCGCCGCGGGAGACGGTCCGAGCGAGCATCTTCGCGCGGCGATCGTCGACGTTCTCGGTCTGCGCGTGAAGTACATCGCCAAGGTCGACGGCGCTCCCGAGCCCGGCGCGCGCGCCGCCTCGTCAGCCTCTTCTGCCCAGGCCGCGCCGCGCGAGCCGCGAGCCTCCAGCACGAGCGACAGCCCACCCGCTGAGCCCGAGGAGCCTGCCCCGTCGGCGCCTGCTGCTAGCGCCGTCGGGCAGAGTGAGTGGGCGCCCGCAGACGACGAGCCGCCGTTCGACCCCTACGAAGACGCTGCACCGCCAGACGAGCCGGCGTCGGCTCCGGCGCAGCAGGCATCCGTCGCGCCGCGGCCGACTGGCGAGCCACAGCCGCAGCAGTCGGTGCCCGCGAGTGAGCCTGCCGCAGAATCGAACGCACCGGTCACCGGGTGGAATGTTGTGCAAATTCCCTCCGATGACGACGCAGACGAGGCTCCGAGCCGGGTGAGCGAGCAGAGGGCAGCGACAGCCCCGGCACCCGTCGCCGAGCCGAGACCGACGGCGAGTCCACAGGCGGCTCAGCCGAAGCCCGAGCAGGCAGAGGCTCCGCGGCAGGCTGCCGCCGAGCAGCCCGCCGCGCAGCAACAGCCTCAGCAGCAGCGCAGCGGCAGATACGGCGAAGCCGTTGTGCGCGAGGTGCTGCGCGCGCGATTCATTGAAGAGCAAGACAACTCACCGCAGCAGAGGTTCAACTAG